Proteins encoded by one window of Sphingosinicella sp. BN140058:
- the mgrA gene encoding L-glyceraldehyde 3-phosphate reductase, giving the protein MPYVADDDRYAGAMTYRRCGRSGLDLPAISLGLWQNFGGADVFETGRAVLRRAFDLGVTHFDLANNYGPPYGSAEQNFGRVMEADFRPYRDEMIISTKAGYDMWAGPYGNGGSRKYLLASLDQSLKRMALDYVDIFYSHRVDPTTPLEETMGALITAYRQGKALYVGISSYSPELTREAQAILKAEGVPLLIHQPSYSMLNRWVENGLLGTLEELGVGCIAFSPLAQGMLTNKYLGGVPEDARAAKGGSLSSKWLTDDNLQRIRALNDIAARRGQSLAQMAIAWVLRDPRITSALIGARNVAQLEDSLAALNRLDFSSDDVAEIDRYAEEGGIDIWKQSSTVKPEEIA; this is encoded by the coding sequence ATGCCCTACGTTGCCGATGACGATCGCTATGCCGGTGCGATGACTTACCGCCGCTGCGGGCGAAGCGGGCTGGATCTCCCGGCGATTTCGCTCGGGCTCTGGCAGAATTTCGGCGGTGCCGACGTCTTCGAGACCGGGCGGGCGGTGCTTCGCCGGGCGTTCGATCTCGGGGTCACCCATTTCGATCTGGCCAACAATTACGGCCCGCCCTACGGCTCGGCCGAGCAAAATTTCGGCCGAGTGATGGAAGCCGATTTCCGCCCCTACCGTGATGAGATGATCATCTCGACCAAGGCCGGCTACGACATGTGGGCGGGTCCCTACGGCAATGGCGGCAGCCGCAAATATCTTCTGGCCAGCCTCGATCAAAGTCTGAAGCGGATGGCGCTCGATTATGTCGACATCTTCTATTCGCACCGGGTCGATCCGACGACCCCTCTCGAAGAGACGATGGGCGCGCTGATCACCGCCTATCGGCAGGGCAAGGCCCTTTATGTCGGCATCTCCTCTTACTCGCCCGAACTGACCCGGGAGGCGCAGGCGATCCTCAAGGCCGAAGGCGTGCCGCTGCTGATCCATCAGCCTTCTTATTCCATGCTCAACCGCTGGGTCGAGAACGGCCTGCTCGGCACGCTCGAGGAGCTGGGTGTCGGCTGCATCGCTTTCTCGCCGCTGGCCCAGGGCATGCTGACCAACAAATATCTCGGCGGCGTTCCGGAGGATGCCCGTGCGGCGAAGGGCGGTTCGCTTTCATCCAAGTGGCTCACCGACGACAATTTGCAGCGGATCCGTGCGCTCAACGACATTGCCGCGCGCCGCGGCCAGAGCCTTGCCCAGATGGCGATCGCCTGGGTGCTGCGGGATCCGCGCATCACCTCGGCCCTGATCGGCGCGCGCAACGTCGCGCAGCTGGAGGATTCGTTGGCGGCGCTGAACAGGCTCGATTTCTCGAGCGACGACGTCGCCGAGATCGATCGTTACGCGGAAGAGGGGGGCATCGATATCTGGAAGCAATCCTCCACCGTCAAACCGGAGGAGATCGCCTGA
- the recJ gene encoding single-stranded-DNA-specific exonuclease RecJ, whose translation MASKLVCGVSRSILGQPWQWRGAAADGFDAGFQADSLVDQLLMARGVVRDELDRHRTPTIRGFMPDPSIFRDMDAAAERLADALQARQKITIFGDYDVDGATSAALLVRLLRDLGGDPGAYIPDRLMEGYGPSGEALVRLGREGAELIVTVDCGAQAFAALDMARAAGVEVIVVDHHKCASRLPVAHALVNPNRLDEADDAAAHGHLAAVGVCFLLGAALIRVLRARGAFAARPEPKLIDLLDLVALGTVADVAQLKGLNRAFVTQGLKVMAQRRNVGLAALIDASRLAKPPTCTDLGYALGPRINAGGRVGKSDLGVRLLTTEDPEEARGIAAELDRLNEERRAIELMVCEAAEQICQAKANRAVAVVAGEGWHPGVIGIVAGRLKEKIGRPAIVIAIGEDGTGKGSGRSISGVDLGAAVLAAKDSGLLVAGGGHAMACGVTIAADRIDALADFLEDRLAGDVARAVDGRALKLDAVLAPGGVCPDLCDALEQGGPYGAGWPAPRVAAGPVRIVKADVVGNNHLRLVVAGDDGRRIKAIAFRMADSELGQQMLAAPAHRKLWIAGRIKRDEWGDRIAAEMHLEDAAWAD comes from the coding sequence ATGGCCTCCAAACTCGTCTGCGGCGTCTCCCGCTCCATCCTCGGCCAACCCTGGCAGTGGCGCGGGGCGGCGGCGGACGGGTTCGACGCCGGCTTTCAGGCCGACAGCCTTGTCGACCAGTTGCTGATGGCGCGCGGCGTCGTCCGCGACGAGCTCGACCGCCACCGCACGCCGACCATCCGCGGCTTCATGCCCGATCCGTCGATCTTCCGCGACATGGACGCCGCCGCCGAGCGGCTCGCCGACGCGCTCCAAGCCCGGCAGAAGATCACCATCTTCGGCGACTACGACGTCGACGGGGCAACCTCGGCGGCCTTGCTGGTGCGCCTGCTGCGCGATCTCGGCGGCGATCCAGGCGCCTACATCCCCGATCGTCTGATGGAAGGCTATGGCCCCTCGGGCGAGGCTCTGGTGCGGCTCGGCCGCGAGGGCGCCGAGCTGATCGTCACCGTCGATTGCGGCGCGCAGGCGTTCGCGGCGCTCGACATGGCGCGCGCCGCCGGGGTGGAAGTGATCGTGGTCGATCACCACAAATGTGCGAGCCGGCTTCCAGTCGCCCATGCTCTGGTCAACCCCAACCGCCTCGACGAGGCCGATGATGCCGCCGCGCACGGCCATCTCGCCGCCGTGGGCGTCTGCTTCCTGCTCGGTGCCGCGCTGATTCGGGTGCTCCGCGCCCGCGGCGCCTTCGCGGCGCGTCCCGAGCCGAAGCTGATCGATCTGCTCGATCTGGTCGCGCTCGGCACCGTCGCCGACGTGGCCCAATTGAAGGGTCTCAACCGCGCCTTCGTCACCCAGGGGCTGAAGGTGATGGCACAGCGCCGGAATGTCGGCCTTGCCGCGCTGATCGACGCCTCCCGCCTCGCCAAGCCACCGACCTGCACCGACCTCGGCTACGCGCTGGGCCCGCGGATCAATGCCGGTGGCCGCGTCGGCAAGTCCGATCTCGGCGTGCGTCTGCTTACCACCGAGGATCCCGAGGAGGCGCGGGGGATCGCCGCCGAGCTCGATCGCCTCAACGAGGAACGGCGCGCGATCGAGCTGATGGTGTGCGAGGCCGCCGAGCAGATCTGCCAGGCGAAGGCCAATCGTGCCGTCGCGGTGGTCGCGGGGGAAGGGTGGCATCCCGGCGTGATCGGCATCGTCGCCGGACGCCTCAAGGAGAAGATCGGCCGGCCGGCAATCGTCATCGCGATCGGCGAGGACGGCACCGGCAAGGGCTCGGGCCGCTCCATCTCCGGCGTCGATCTCGGCGCCGCCGTGCTCGCCGCCAAGGACAGCGGCCTGCTCGTCGCCGGCGGTGGCCATGCGATGGCGTGCGGGGTGACGATCGCCGCCGACCGGATCGATGCCCTCGCCGATTTCCTCGAGGATCGTCTCGCCGGCGACGTCGCCCGCGCCGTGGATGGCCGGGCGCTGAAGCTCGACGCCGTGCTCGCGCCCGGCGGCGTTTGTCCCGATCTATGCGACGCACTGGAACAGGGTGGGCCTTATGGCGCCGGCTGGCCGGCACCGCGGGTCGCCGCCGGTCCGGTGCGGATCGTCAAAGCGGATGTCGTCGGCAACAACCATCTCCGCCTCGTCGTCGCCGGTGACGATGGCCGCCGGATCAAGGCGATCGCATTCCGGATGGCCGACAGCGAACTCGGCCAGCAGATGCTGGCGGCACCGGCGCACCGCAAGCTGTGGATCGCGGGCAGGATCAAGCGCGACGAATGGGGCGACCGCATCGCCGCCGAAATGCACCTCGAAGACGCCGCCTGGGCGGATTGA
- a CDS encoding LLM class flavin-dependent oxidoreductase: MRFGYWMPVFGGWLRNIEDEGMAASWDYVRRLTQRSEETGWDLSLIAELNLNDIKGIEEPALDAWSTAAALAAVTSEIELMVAVRPNFHQPALFAKQAANIDNISGGRLALNVVSSWWADEATQYGLQFDQHDDRYARTREWLEVLDGLWTQKRFSYEGERYRLKDAICEPKPVKQPRPTIYAGGESESAKTMIATQCDAYVMHGDPVEAIRPKVRDMEERRARAGGTDMQFGMAAYAIVRDSEAEAKRELERITALPPQPPKGFDNFEQWLSGTELERELKLQEYSVSNRGLRPNLVGTPEQIQERIAAYEEAGLDLLLLQMSPQAEEMDRFAAQVIQPMKAAAAA, translated from the coding sequence ATGAGGTTCGGTTACTGGATGCCCGTCTTCGGCGGCTGGCTGCGCAACATCGAGGACGAGGGCATGGCGGCGAGCTGGGACTATGTCCGCCGTCTCACCCAGCGCAGCGAAGAGACCGGCTGGGACCTTTCCCTGATCGCCGAGCTCAACCTGAACGACATCAAGGGTATCGAGGAACCGGCGCTCGACGCCTGGTCGACCGCGGCGGCGCTTGCCGCCGTCACCAGCGAGATCGAGCTGATGGTCGCGGTGCGGCCCAATTTCCACCAGCCGGCCCTGTTCGCCAAACAGGCCGCGAACATCGACAACATTTCCGGCGGTCGGCTGGCGCTCAACGTCGTTTCCTCCTGGTGGGCGGACGAGGCGACCCAATATGGCCTGCAATTCGATCAGCATGACGATCGCTATGCCCGCACCCGCGAATGGCTGGAGGTGCTCGACGGCCTGTGGACGCAGAAACGCTTCAGCTACGAGGGCGAGCGCTACCGTCTGAAGGACGCTATCTGTGAGCCAAAGCCGGTCAAGCAGCCGCGCCCGACCATCTATGCCGGCGGCGAGAGCGAGAGCGCCAAGACGATGATCGCCACCCAGTGCGATGCTTATGTGATGCACGGCGATCCGGTGGAGGCGATCCGTCCCAAGGTCCGCGACATGGAAGAGCGCCGCGCCCGTGCCGGCGGCACCGACATGCAATTCGGCATGGCCGCTTACGCTATCGTCCGCGACAGCGAGGCGGAGGCGAAGCGGGAGCTGGAACGGATCACCGCGCTGCCGCCGCAGCCGCCCAAGGGCTTCGACAATTTCGAGCAATGGCTTTCGGGAACCGAGCTCGAGCGCGAGCTCAAGCTGCAGGAATATTCGGTGTCCAACCGCGGCCTGCGCCCGAACCTAGTCGGCACGCCCGAACAGATCCAGGAACGGATCGCTGCCTATGAGGAGGCGGGTCTCGATCTCCTGTTGCTGCAGATGAGCCCGCAGGCGGAGGAGATGGACCGCTTTGCCGCTCAGGTCATCCAGCCGATGAAGGCCGCCGCTGCGGCCTGA
- a CDS encoding glycoside hydrolase family 5 protein gives MLKRLLLGLCLGVLAVPAGAETAVERHGALRVEGNRIVDVHGDPVVLRGMSLFWSQWGGEFYNPGAIRWLRDDWNVNVVRAAIAVHHGGYMEHPARETRKAEAAIDAAVALGLYVIVDWHAHQPEPEAASRFFAHIARKYGHLPNVIYETWNEPLREHDWSKVIKPYHLAVIPKIRAIDPDNLIVAGTQTWSQDVDKAAADPLPFSNLAYTLHFYAGSHRQDLRDKASAALAKGAALFVTEWGSTNADGDGPVDVDETGRWWAFLETNRLSYLNWSVSTKKESSAALRPGAGPRGHWHADQISASGRLVRTQLRALNPPVAPSGRRGESRR, from the coding sequence ATGTTGAAGAGGTTGCTGCTCGGGCTCTGCCTGGGCGTTCTCGCCGTACCGGCCGGTGCCGAAACTGCAGTCGAGCGCCATGGCGCGCTGCGCGTGGAGGGCAACCGGATCGTCGATGTCCATGGCGATCCGGTCGTGCTCCGCGGCATGTCCCTGTTCTGGAGCCAGTGGGGCGGCGAATTCTACAATCCGGGCGCCATCCGTTGGCTGCGCGACGATTGGAACGTGAACGTCGTCCGCGCCGCGATCGCCGTTCACCACGGCGGCTACATGGAGCATCCGGCGCGCGAGACCCGGAAGGCGGAGGCGGCGATCGATGCCGCGGTGGCGCTCGGCCTCTACGTGATTGTCGATTGGCATGCGCATCAGCCGGAGCCCGAGGCCGCGTCACGCTTCTTCGCACATATCGCCCGCAAATACGGCCATCTGCCGAACGTCATCTACGAAACCTGGAACGAGCCGCTGCGCGAGCATGATTGGTCGAAGGTGATCAAGCCTTATCATCTTGCCGTCATCCCCAAGATCAGGGCGATCGATCCCGACAATCTGATCGTCGCCGGAACCCAGACCTGGTCGCAGGACGTGGACAAGGCCGCGGCGGATCCGCTGCCTTTCTCCAATCTCGCCTACACGCTGCATTTCTACGCCGGAAGCCACCGCCAGGATCTCCGCGACAAGGCGTCCGCGGCGCTGGCGAAGGGTGCGGCCCTGTTCGTCACCGAATGGGGATCGACGAATGCCGACGGCGACGGTCCGGTCGATGTCGACGAGACCGGGCGCTGGTGGGCTTTTCTCGAGACGAATCGTTTGAGCTATCTCAACTGGTCGGTGTCGACCAAGAAAGAGAGTTCGGCGGCTTTGCGTCCGGGTGCCGGTCCGCGCGGGCACTGGCACGCGGATCAGATCTCTGCCTCCGGTCGCCTCGTGCGGACCCAGTTGCGGGCGTTGAACCCGCCTGTTGCGCCCTCGGGAAGGCGCGGCGAAAGTCGCCGCTGA
- a CDS encoding class I mannose-6-phosphate isomerase: MMKLSAHAVEKPWGKSDLPPQFAAQADGRQIGEIWFEEASGRRLPLLVKYIFTSERLSVQVHPNDAQAQAKGEANGKTECWYVVAAEPDSTIALGLREAADAETLRAAALDGSIEHLMDWKPVKAGDFFYVPAGTVHAIGSGIALIEVQQQSDITYRLYDYGRPRELHLEDGLAVAQGVPYPPEQMTNVAPGASRTLVPGPHFRLEYVEASGDVSALADAERWVLPLEGEVMVGGEAGRPGDCLLVPAGEAVSAVDGTKLLVAAAGR; this comes from the coding sequence ATGATGAAGCTCAGTGCCCATGCCGTCGAGAAACCCTGGGGAAAGAGCGATCTGCCGCCGCAATTCGCCGCGCAGGCCGACGGGCGTCAGATCGGCGAGATCTGGTTCGAGGAGGCGAGCGGCCGTCGGCTGCCGCTGCTGGTCAAGTACATCTTCACCAGCGAGCGGCTGTCGGTCCAGGTTCATCCCAACGATGCGCAGGCCCAGGCCAAGGGCGAGGCGAACGGCAAGACCGAATGCTGGTACGTGGTCGCGGCCGAGCCGGACTCGACTATCGCTCTCGGCCTGCGCGAAGCGGCCGACGCCGAGACTTTGCGCGCCGCGGCGCTCGACGGCTCGATCGAGCATCTGATGGACTGGAAGCCGGTCAAGGCCGGCGACTTCTTCTACGTTCCGGCCGGCACGGTCCACGCGATCGGCTCCGGGATCGCGCTGATCGAAGTGCAGCAGCAGAGCGACATCACCTATCGCCTCTACGATTACGGCCGCCCGCGCGAACTGCACCTCGAAGACGGCCTCGCGGTCGCTCAGGGCGTTCCCTACCCGCCCGAGCAGATGACCAACGTTGCCCCGGGCGCATCGCGAACTTTGGTGCCGGGGCCGCACTTCCGGCTCGAATATGTCGAGGCATCGGGCGACGTCAGCGCCCTGGCCGACGCCGAACGCTGGGTGTTGCCGCTCGAAGGCGAAGTTATGGTGGGCGGTGAAGCGGGACGCCCAGGGGACTGCCTGCTGGTGCCTGCGGGCGAAGCGGTGTCCGCCGTCGACGGTACCAAGCTGCTGGTGGCAGCCGCGGGACGTTGA
- a CDS encoding ROK family protein: protein MRRFAGIELGGTKIVCTLATSADQVLDRQTVPTTAPEETLAAIEAILAGWWAQAPFAALGIASFGPVDLDPGSPTWGYITSTPKPGWQMIDIAPRLARPYRVPTAFDTDVNGAALAELSWGAGQGVQDFAYITVGTGVGVGLIVNGKPTRGFQHCELGHVRVTRLPGDDWEGACPYHGPCVEGLVAGGSIKKRLGLDDASGLPSDHAVWDTVAHTLAQLCHTIVCAAAPKRIVIGGGVVSGQKHLLPRIEPLLRDSIAGYMSIPDGAPYVTAPGLGDDAGPLGPIAMAMGIAAEDRS from the coding sequence TTGAGGCGTTTCGCCGGTATCGAACTGGGCGGCACCAAGATCGTGTGCACGCTCGCAACTTCCGCGGACCAGGTGCTCGATCGGCAGACGGTGCCGACCACGGCGCCCGAGGAAACTCTTGCGGCGATCGAGGCGATCCTTGCCGGCTGGTGGGCACAGGCGCCCTTCGCGGCGCTCGGCATCGCGAGCTTCGGCCCGGTCGATCTCGATCCGGGCTCACCGACCTGGGGCTACATCACCTCGACTCCGAAGCCCGGCTGGCAGATGATCGACATCGCGCCGCGGCTCGCCAGGCCCTATCGCGTGCCGACGGCCTTCGATACCGATGTCAACGGTGCTGCGCTTGCGGAGCTCAGCTGGGGCGCTGGGCAGGGTGTGCAGGACTTCGCCTATATCACGGTCGGCACCGGCGTCGGCGTCGGCCTGATCGTCAACGGCAAGCCGACCCGCGGCTTCCAGCATTGCGAGCTCGGACACGTCCGAGTGACCCGTCTGCCCGGCGACGATTGGGAAGGGGCCTGTCCCTATCACGGCCCGTGCGTCGAAGGTCTGGTGGCCGGCGGATCGATCAAGAAGCGCCTCGGCCTCGACGACGCATCCGGCCTGCCGTCCGATCATGCTGTCTGGGACACGGTGGCGCACACGCTCGCCCAATTGTGCCACACCATCGTCTGCGCCGCTGCGCCCAAGCGGATCGTGATCGGCGGAGGCGTCGTCTCGGGACAGAAGCATCTGCTGCCGCGGATCGAGCCGCTGCTCCGCGACAGCATCGCCGGCTATATGAGCATCCCGGACGGCGCACCCTACGTCACCGCCCCGGGGCTCGGCGACGATGCCGGCCCGCTCGGTCCGATTGCAATGGCGATGGGGATTGCGGCCGAGGACAGATCGTAA
- a CDS encoding MFS transporter, which yields MEDRQKGGMLAAFITVTTLFFAWGFITSMIDPLVASVKGIFDLTDLQAQLSASAFFIAYGIVSLPAAALLSRLHSAKTIILALILMVAGCLTMLFAANLAVYTLVLVGLFILASGITILQVAANPLAAALGDPRYSHLRLTLSQAFNSFGTFLGPILGAHLFLAGIEVKEGSAVTEAARANALAGIDAAYFWISGLIAALALFFFFARKVVTAAAPVPSDEVARRGIGAILADALSSRWAVLGGAAIFLYVGAEVAIGTQMALFLNSDAIWGNSDSPFGVPLVGALMGSDGVPGVSLQEAGKAVALYWGGAMVGRLVGSALLARMRAGLLLAIFTAIAAAMCLYVAFVGGVEAGYVALSIGLFNSIMFPVIFTLTLERSTASEEATSGFLCMAIVGGAAIPPLVGLVSGSTGYALALVVPAACYLLLCLFALSADRVKVAAGAGAPARATH from the coding sequence ATGGAAGACAGGCAAAAAGGCGGGATGCTGGCAGCGTTCATCACGGTGACGACGCTGTTCTTCGCCTGGGGTTTCATCACGTCGATGATCGACCCGTTGGTCGCCTCGGTGAAGGGCATTTTCGACCTGACCGATCTTCAGGCGCAGTTGAGTGCCTCGGCCTTCTTCATCGCTTACGGCATCGTCTCGCTGCCCGCAGCCGCTCTGCTCTCGCGGCTGCATTCGGCCAAGACGATCATCCTCGCTCTGATCCTGATGGTCGCGGGTTGCCTCACCATGCTGTTCGCCGCCAACCTCGCCGTCTACACGCTGGTGCTGGTCGGCCTGTTCATCCTCGCCAGCGGCATCACCATCCTGCAGGTCGCCGCCAATCCGCTCGCGGCGGCGCTCGGCGATCCGAGATACAGCCACCTCCGCCTGACCCTCAGCCAGGCCTTCAATTCCTTCGGCACCTTCCTCGGCCCGATCCTCGGCGCGCACCTCTTCCTCGCCGGCATCGAGGTGAAGGAAGGCTCCGCAGTCACCGAGGCAGCGCGCGCCAACGCGCTCGCCGGCATCGATGCGGCCTATTTCTGGATCTCGGGCCTGATCGCCGCGCTTGCCCTGTTCTTCTTCTTCGCGCGGAAGGTCGTCACTGCGGCTGCACCCGTGCCCTCTGACGAGGTCGCCCGCCGCGGCATCGGTGCGATCCTCGCCGACGCCTTGTCCTCACGCTGGGCCGTGCTCGGCGGCGCCGCGATCTTTCTCTATGTCGGCGCGGAAGTCGCGATCGGCACCCAGATGGCGCTGTTCCTCAACTCGGACGCGATCTGGGGCAATTCGGACAGCCCGTTCGGCGTGCCTCTGGTCGGCGCGCTGATGGGCAGCGACGGCGTTCCGGGCGTCTCGCTGCAGGAAGCCGGCAAGGCGGTGGCGCTCTATTGGGGCGGCGCCATGGTCGGCCGCCTGGTCGGGTCCGCCCTGCTTGCCCGCATGCGCGCCGGCCTCTTGCTGGCGATCTTCACCGCGATCGCGGCGGCCATGTGCCTTTATGTCGCTTTCGTCGGCGGGGTCGAGGCGGGCTATGTCGCGCTCTCGATCGGTCTGTTCAACTCGATCATGTTCCCGGTGATCTTCACGCTTACCCTGGAGCGATCGACGGCCAGCGAGGAAGCGACTTCGGGCTTCCTGTGCATGGCGATCGTCGGCGGCGCCGCAATCCCGCCCTTGGTCGGACTGGTTTCCGGCTCCACCGGCTATGCGCTCGCCCTGGTCGTCCCGGCCGCCTGCTACCTCCTCCTCTGCTTGTTCGCGCTCTCGGCCGACCGAGTGAAGGTCGCGGCGGGTGCGGGCGCGCCGGCGCGGGCGACGCATTGA
- a CDS encoding RimK family alpha-L-glutamate ligase, whose product MTADLAILYEHPQWFEPLFAALERRGIAFVKVPLGDHHFDPAGSPPPAPVILSRVAMSGFLREPEHGIFYAEALLDHWRRQGATVLNGPEVLAIDSSKARQLSLITGLGLAIPGTRAVHRGRDLLAASQGMAFPLLVKANIGGAGAGIVRYSDRAELEISIGSGTLPDSIDKVLLLQDYVPPRGGTIIRIETLAGKFLYALEVESKGDAFDLCPADACLAQPGRAAIGMRAITPPAELIVAAERIATAVGMDVGGVEVVIDDRDGVARFYDINGLSNFVAKPLEVLGWDPHERLIDMLAAAIADRADKRDVA is encoded by the coding sequence ATGACTGCCGATCTCGCAATCCTCTACGAACACCCGCAATGGTTCGAGCCGCTCTTTGCCGCACTCGAGCGGCGCGGCATCGCCTTCGTCAAAGTCCCGCTCGGCGATCATCATTTCGATCCGGCCGGGAGCCCCCCGCCGGCGCCCGTGATCCTCAGCCGGGTGGCGATGTCGGGCTTCCTGCGTGAGCCGGAGCACGGCATCTTCTATGCCGAGGCCTTGCTCGATCATTGGCGGCGGCAGGGTGCCACCGTGCTCAACGGTCCCGAAGTACTGGCGATCGACAGCTCGAAGGCGCGGCAGCTTTCGCTGATCACCGGCCTCGGCCTGGCAATTCCGGGAACGCGCGCGGTCCATCGCGGCCGCGATCTGCTCGCAGCGTCGCAGGGCATGGCATTCCCGTTGCTGGTCAAGGCGAATATCGGCGGCGCCGGCGCCGGCATCGTCCGCTATTCCGACCGCGCCGAACTCGAAATCTCGATCGGATCCGGCACGCTTCCCGACAGCATCGACAAAGTGCTCCTGCTTCAGGATTACGTACCACCGCGCGGCGGCACGATCATCCGCATCGAGACGCTCGCCGGCAAGTTCCTCTACGCACTCGAGGTCGAGAGCAAGGGCGACGCCTTCGATCTCTGCCCGGCCGATGCGTGCCTGGCGCAGCCCGGCCGTGCCGCGATCGGCATGCGTGCGATCACGCCGCCGGCCGAACTGATCGTGGCGGCTGAGAGGATTGCCACCGCCGTCGGCATGGACGTCGGCGGGGTCGAGGTCGTGATCGACGACCGGGACGGGGTGGCTCGTTTCTACGACATAAACGGCCTCTCCAATTTCGTGGCGAAGCCGCTGGAGGTGCTCGGCTGGGATCCGCACGAGCGCCTGATCGACATGCTCGCGGCTGCGATCGCGGACCGCGCCGACAAGAGGGACGTCGCATGA
- the argH gene encoding argininosuccinate lyase has protein sequence MWGGRFGGGPSALMREINASIGFDKRFWREDIAASKAHVAMLGAKGIVAAEDAETIAAGLDTIAGEYEAHGVPEDVALEDIHMHVEARLAELIGPVAGRLHTARSRNDQVATDFRLWVRAAIDEVDSSLAAFQRVLVARAEEHAESVMPGFTHLQAAQPVTLGHHLLAYYEMIRRDRSRFRDARARLNELPLGSAALAGTSFPLDRDATARALGFDRPTANSLDAVSDRDFALDYLMAATQCSLHLSRLAEELIIWASQPFGFVSLPDAFSTGSSIMPQKRNPDAAELVRGHAGRIAGAMTALTITMKGLPLAYSKDMQDDKPPVFEAHDLLMLSVQALAGMVEQTHFRSDRMRAAAEAGFATATDLADWLVRVAGIPFREAHHITGRAVKLAEEQGMGLAELELTALQEIDSRIDASIYDVLTVDASVRSRTSYGGTAPERVHEQVERARRDI, from the coding sequence ATGTGGGGCGGCCGCTTCGGCGGCGGCCCGTCCGCGCTGATGCGCGAGATCAACGCATCGATCGGCTTCGACAAGCGCTTCTGGCGCGAGGACATCGCCGCCTCCAAGGCCCATGTCGCGATGCTCGGCGCGAAGGGCATCGTCGCGGCCGAGGATGCGGAGACGATCGCCGCCGGTCTCGACACGATCGCCGGTGAATATGAAGCGCACGGCGTTCCCGAGGACGTCGCGCTCGAAGACATTCACATGCATGTCGAGGCGCGGCTGGCCGAGCTGATCGGGCCGGTTGCCGGGCGTCTCCACACGGCGCGCTCGCGCAACGATCAGGTCGCGACCGATTTCCGCCTTTGGGTGCGCGCCGCGATCGACGAGGTCGACTCTTCGCTCGCCGCCTTCCAACGCGTGCTGGTCGCCCGCGCCGAGGAGCATGCCGAGAGCGTCATGCCCGGTTTCACCCACCTTCAGGCGGCGCAGCCGGTCACCCTCGGCCACCATCTGCTGGCTTATTACGAGATGATCCGCCGCGACCGCTCGCGCTTTCGGGACGCGCGAGCCCGCCTCAACGAGCTGCCGCTCGGTTCGGCTGCGCTCGCCGGCACCTCTTTCCCGCTCGATCGCGACGCGACCGCCCGGGCGCTCGGCTTCGATCGGCCCACCGCGAACAGCCTCGATGCCGTTTCCGACCGCGACTTCGCACTTGATTACCTGATGGCCGCGACCCAATGTTCGCTGCATTTGTCGCGGCTGGCGGAGGAGTTGATCATCTGGGCGAGCCAGCCGTTCGGCTTCGTCAGCCTGCCCGATGCTTTCTCCACCGGCTCGTCGATCATGCCGCAGAAGCGCAATCCCGACGCGGCCGAGCTGGTCCGCGGCCATGCCGGCCGCATCGCCGGTGCGATGACCGCTCTGACGATCACGATGAAGGGGCTTCCGCTCGCATATTCGAAGGACATGCAGGACGACAAGCCGCCGGTGTTCGAGGCGCACGATCTGCTGATGCTGTCCGTCCAGGCGCTCGCCGGCATGGTCGAGCAGACGCATTTCCGCTCCGATCGCATGCGAGCCGCCGCCGAAGCGGGCTTCGCGACCGCGACCGATCTCGCCGATTGGCTGGTCCGCGTCGCCGGAATACCGTTTCGCGAAGCGCACCATATCACCGGGCGGGCAGTGAAGCTTGCCGAGGAGCAGGGCATGGGCCTCGCCGAACTGGAGCTGACGGCGCTCCAGGAAATCGATTCCCGGATCGATGCGAGCATTTACGACGTGCTCACCGTCGATGCGTCGGTGCGCAGCCGCACTTCTTATGGCGGCACCGCTCCGGAGCGGGTCCACGAGCAGGTCGAGCGCGCCAGGCGCGACATCTGA